From the genome of Triticum aestivum cultivar Chinese Spring chromosome 3B, IWGSC CS RefSeq v2.1, whole genome shotgun sequence, one region includes:
- the LOC123065186 gene encoding uncharacterized protein translates to MAKPQQEVYFVFMNFDPVYERLRADRTKQGSATLDAYLSQKHDKLLAKLLQPDTYWKKSSLAIVDGFAVEITDAQASVLRSAKEVRVVEKNQELD, encoded by the exons ATGGCGAAGCCGCAGCAGGAGGTGTACTTCGTGTTCATGAACTTCGACCCTGTCTACGAGCGCCTGAGGGCCGATCG GACGAAGCAGGGGTCAGCGACGCTGGACGCGTACCTGAGCCAGAAGCACGACAAGCTCCTCGCCAAGCTCCTCCAGCCCGACACCTATTGGAAGAAGTCCTCGCTGGCCATCGTCGACGGATTTGCCGTCGAGATCACCGACGCTCAG GCGAGCGTGCTGAGGTCGGCCAAGGAGGTGAGGGTGGTGGAGAAGAACCAGGAGCTTGATTGA